CCAGCGCTCTGTCATCGCGGGCGACGACGTCACCGGCGCTGTTACCTTCCAACTCGAGGAAGGCCTGGACACAGGCCCTGTCTTCGGCACCCTGACGGAAGCCGTGAAACCCCAGGACACCGCAGGTGACCTGCTGGAACGGCTGTCCCACAGCGGCGCCGTGCTGCTGGCACAGACACTGTCGGCCATCGACGCCGGAAAGGCCTTCCCCCAGCCGCAGGCCGGCGAGGTGTCGCTCGCGCCGAAGCTGACCCTGGAGGACGGCCACCTTAACTGGACCCATCCCGCGCTGGCCATCAGCAGGCAGGCACGCGGCGTTACCCCGGAGCCCGGAGCCTGGACCCTTCTCGACGGGCAACGGGTCAAACTTGAGCCTGTCCGGCTCCGGCCGGATGTCGCCGAACTGGCCCCGGGCGCGGTGGCGCTCCACGGGAAGGTTGTTTTGGTGGGAACGGGTTCTCATGCCGTGGAACTCACCCGGATCCAGCCCGCCGGGAAAAAGATGATGGCCGCAGCCGACTGGGCACGCGGCATGGCTTCTCTGGAAAGTGTGGTGTTCGAATGAGCAGCTCCGGCGGCAACACAGGCGGACAAGGCAGCACCGGAGGACGGGGCGGCGCCGGGCGGAACGGCCAGGGCAGCAGCGGGGCATCCGCCGGCGGCCGCGGCAAGGGCGGACCCAGGGACACCAGCAGGCGCAACGCCAAGGGACGTGA
This window of the Pseudarthrobacter defluvii genome carries:
- the fmt gene encoding methionyl-tRNA formyltransferase, coding for MRVLFAGTPAVAVPSLDALVNGGFEVVAVLTRPDAPVGRKRVLTPSPVARRAAELGIDVIHAARVDAEAIAKISAVQPDVAAIVAYGGLVPPTALDIPRHGWVNLHFSLLPAWRGAAPVQRSVIAGDDVTGAVTFQLEEGLDTGPVFGTLTEAVKPQDTAGDLLERLSHSGAVLLAQTLSAIDAGKAFPQPQAGEVSLAPKLTLEDGHLNWTHPALAISRQARGVTPEPGAWTLLDGQRVKLEPVRLRPDVAELAPGAVALHGKVVLVGTGSHAVELTRIQPAGKKMMAAADWARGMASLESVVFE